A window of Maniola hyperantus chromosome 26, iAphHyp1.2, whole genome shotgun sequence contains these coding sequences:
- the LOC117994295 gene encoding uncharacterized protein has protein sequence MRNVEIKAKINDYDAICEIAEALSGSTPTVIQQDDTFYKVNQGRLKMRIYADDTATLVRYDRDDEEGPKLCDYDLLQFSINESKKAKDLDGILQKCLGIRGRVVKERRLYMVGQTRIHIDKVQDLGNFMELEVVLRPEQSLEDGQDIARDLQTKLGVKDEDLIQCAYVDLLDGKD, from the exons ATGCGTAACGTAGAGATAAAAGCAAAAATCAATGATTACGACGCAATTTGCGAGATTGCTGAGGCGCTGAGTGGTTCGACGCCAACTGTAATCCAACAAGACGACACGTTTTACAAAGTAAATCAAGGCAGATTGAAAATGAGGATTTACGCCGACGACACTGCAACCCTCGTGAGGTACGATCGAGATGATGAAGAAGGTCCGAAGCTGTGTGATTACGATCTGTTGCAATTTTCCATCAATGAAAGCAAGAAGGCAAAGGATTTGGATGGTATCTTGCAAAAGTGTTTGGGAATACGCGGCAGAGTGGTTAAAGAGCG GAGATTGTACATGGTTGGGCAAACCCGTATACACATAGACAAGGTACAAGACCTTGGCAACTTCATGGAACTAGAAGTGGTGCTTCGACCAGAACAGAGCTTGGAAGATGGTCAGGACATAGCAAGGGACCTGCAGACCAAACTTGGTGTAAAGGATGAAGATTTAATACAGTGTGCCTATGTTGATTTGTTGGATGGAAAAGATTAA